The sequence CCGGTTTGCCGTTGTCGCTGGAGGACGTTTTGCCCGGTGCTGCCACGGTCTTCGCTGCTTCATCGAACAACTTTTCAACCCGGACCAGGATATTGGCGCCGCGCCGGGTCAGGATCGGCGGCGGGCCGGGGTTGATCTCGGCTGCTTTCGCGTTGGCATTGGCCGCAGCGAGCGCATCCGGCGGCAGTTTTTTGCCGGGACCGATGCCGGGGATGTCCTTGATCTCCACACCCTGATGCGCGACGACCATGATGTCATGCCATGTCTGCGCGGGAAGCGAACCGCCGGTCATGCGGTTGGTCGACGAATAGTCATCGTTGCCGTACCAGACCGCCATGGTGAAGTTGCCGGTGTAGCCGACGAACCAGGCGTCCCTGAATGCGTTGGTGGTGCCGGTCTTGCCTGCGGCCGGGATGCCGTCGAGCCGCGCGCGCCGCGCCGTGCCTTCGTCGACAACATGGCTCATCATCTCAGCCATGTCGGCGGCGACGGTCGGAGGGATCGCCTGCGTGGGTTTCTTGCCGTCGCGGTCCCAGCGCCAGACCAGATCGCCGGCGCCGCTGCGGACTTCGAGCACCGCATGGGGTTTCACAGAGCGGCCCTTGTTGGGGAAGGTGGCGTAGGCCACCGCGTGTTCGACGACGCTGACCTCAGTCGAGCCGATCGGCAGCGACGGCGTGTCAACCAAGGGAGCCGTGATGCCCATCTTGCGCGCGGTCTCGACGATCTTGGCGCGGCCGGCGCGGGGGCCGCCTTTGCCGCCCATCGCGATCGACAGTTTGACCGGCACCACGTTGATCGAGCGCGTGATCGCCTGCGTCAGCGTCACCGAACCGGAGTAGGAACGTCCGTAGTTCTGCGGGCACCAGTTGCCGATACAGACCGGGCCGTCCACGACGATGGACTTCGGCGTGAAGCCGTTCATCAGGGCTGTGGCATAGACATACGGCTTGAAAGACGAGCCGGGCTGACGCATCGCATCGACCGCGCGGTTGAACTGGCTGGCGCCATAGTCCCGGCCGCCCACCATCGCGCGCACGCCGCCGTCGAGATCGGCCAGCACCACGGCGGCTTGCGTCGCGTGATAGTCGCGGCCGAACTGGCGTAACTGGTTTTCAACAGTGGCTTCCGCGGCGCGCTGCACGTTCATGTCGATCGCGGTGCGGACCACAAAGACGCGCTCGGTGTAGGACTTCGGCAGCGTCAGGACGAGCTTGCGCATCTCGTCGAAGGCGTAGTCGAGATAGTAGTTCGGCGAATTCTCGTCGCGCCGGTCGACGGCGTTGGCCGGATTGCGGCGGGCGCCGAACACCTGGCCCTCGGTCATGAAGCCGGCATCCACCAGATTGTCGAGCACCACGTTGGCGCGCGCACGCGCGGCGGGCAGGTTGATGTGCGGCGCGTACTTGGTCGGCGCCTTGAACAGGCCGGCCAGCATCGCGGCTTCCGCGAGGTTCACGTCGCGCGCGGACTTGTTGAAGTAGAAATGCGCCGCGCCGTCGACGCCGAAGGTGCCGCCGCCCATGTAGGCGCGGTCGAGATAGAGCTTCAGGATTTCGTTCTTGGTCAGCCGCGTTTCCAGCCAGATGGCGAGGAACGCTTCCTTCACCTTGCGCTCGATGGTGCGCTCGTTGTTGAGGAACAGGTTCTTGGCGAGCTGCTGGGTGATCGACGAGCCGCCCTGGCGCACGCCGCCAGCCTGCGCGTTGGTCATCAGCGCGCGCGCGGTGCCGGCCACGTCGATGCCGAAGTGATCGTAGAAGCGGCGGTCTTCTGTCGCCAGCGTCGCCTTGATCAGGTTGTCGGGAAACTCCTCGAGCGGAATCGAGTCGTTATGTTTGATGCCGCGGTTGCCGATCGGATTGCCGTAGCGGTCGAGAAACGACACCGCGAGATCGGACTTCTTCAGCCAGTCGTCGTCGGCGGTTTCGCGGAAGGCGGGAACAGCCAGCGCAAGCATCAGCACCATGCCGGCAAGACCGATGGTGGCGGCTTCCGACACCGGCTCGATGAAGACCCAGCGCTTCCAGCGGCCGACATAGAAGCGGTCCATGAACGTCGAATAGCGCTCGAACAGTTCGCGCAGACCGACCGCCGACGAGAACAGCGTCGAATCGATGCGTGCGTCGAGGTCCAGCAGGAAATGCCGGAACCGCTTTTTCCACTCGCTGGGTACGATCTGGCGCACCGGAACCCTTGATCCAAATAACGTGACGACCGAGTCGCCGAATGAAAAGCGCTGGTTAGACGATGCTCGACAATTTGCGGCATCCCCAAGGCGGTCAGGCGGGCGATTTCGCCGTCGGGAATCCGCAACCTTCTAACCGACCGTAGGCCATAAACCAATGGCCGCGTTGGTTTTTTGATGGCGAGGGTGAACGCTGCCCACGCTTTTCCGCTTTTGGAACACGGCCTGTCACCTTGCCGCTTGCGCGACCGCCGCCAAGGCTCATAAAGCATCCTGATCGCGTACGTCCGTTTCGCCATTCCGACAGGTCCTAAATTATGACAACCCGGCCTCGGCCGCCTTCGACACAGAGCGAATCTTTCTGGAAAACCAAGACGTTGGAGGAGATGTCCAACAGCGAATGGGAAAGCCTGTGTGATGGCTGCGCGCGCTGCTGTCTGGAAAAGCTGGAAGACGAGGACACCGGCAAGATCTACTTCACCCACATCGCCTGCACGCTGCTCGACGCCGCCCTGTGCGCCTGCAAGGATTATCCGAACCGCTCGGCCAAAGTGCCCGATTGCGTGCGCCTGACGCCGGAGAATGTCCGGACCTTGAACTGGCTGCCGTCGAGTTGCGGCTACAGACTCGCGGCCGAAGGCCGCGATCTGTACTGGTGGCACCCGCTGATTTCAGGCGACCCCAACACCGTCCACGAAGCCGGCGTGTCGGTGCGGGGCAGGGTGTGGGGCAGCGAGGATGAGGTCGACGAGGCAGATCTCGAGGACCACATCGTGCAGTGGCCGGGTGTGCTGCCGAAGCGCGCGCGGCTGAAGACGCGGCCGTCGCGATAAGCCTTGAGACTCTGAATTTGATAACGCGCGTGTGATGCCACTCACACGCGGTGCACCCATGCGCCTGCGCTCCTTATGAAGTCCTGCAAAACAGGATAAATTCGTCGTCATTCACGATATTTCGCGGCGGATCGTTTGCCGGTGGATCATTCTTCAGGACATTCTTTCGTGCGCCGCCCGCCACGACCATTCAACCAACAATCAAGAAATCATCCCGGAACGCCCAGCGATTCATGACAGAGACACAACGACAGCGCGGTGACGCGGCGGACGAAGCGCAGGCGCTGGATGCACCGGACGATGTTTCGAACATCGCCACCGAAGTCATCGATCTTTCCGAAGCGCCGCCGATCGTGCCGGCGCCGCCGCTGTCGAAAAGCGAAGTGCGGACCATCCTGCTGAGCCTGATGCTCACGATGTTTCTGACCGCGCTCGATCAGACCATCGTTGCCACCGCGCTGCCGACCATCGGCCGCCAGTTCAACGACGTCACCAGCCTGTCGTGGGTGATCACCGCGTATCTTCTTTCCTCCACCGCGGTCGCGCCGGTGTACGGCACGCTGAGCGACATCTACGGCCGCCGCGCGATGATCATAACCTCGCTGTCGCTGTTCCTGATCGGCTCGGTGCTGTGCGCGATTGCGCCGAATATCCTGACGCTGATCCTCGCGCGCGCGCTGCAGGGTATCGGCGGCGGCGGCATCCTGCCGCTGGTGCAGATCGTGATTTCCGACGTGGTGACGCCGCGCGAACGCGGCCAGTACCAGGCCTATTTCTCTTCCGTGTGGGTTGCGGCCGGAATCGGCGGACCGGTGCTCGGCGGACTGTTCGCCGAACATCTGCACTGGTCGGTGATCTTCTGGATCAATCTTCCGCTGGGCGCATTGTCGCTCGCGCTGCTGCTGCCGAGGATGGGGAAGATTCCGGTCTTCCATCGCAAGCGCAAGGTCGACTGGCTCGGGGGCATATTGCTGATGGCGTCCGCCGTGATCGTGATGCTGGTGCTGACATGGGGCGGCAATCGCTTCGCATGGGCATCGCCTGCGATCCTCGCGATGATCGCTTCCGCATTCGTTCTCGGCGCTGGTTTCGTCTGGCATGCGCGGCGCACCAGCGAGCCCTTTCTGCCGATTCCGTTGATGTCGGGTCCGGTGGTGCCGTTCGCGATGGCCGCCGGCGGCTGCGCCATCGGCACCATGATCGGTCTCACGGTGCACATGCCGCTGTATTACGAAGTGGTCTACGGCCTCACCGCGAGCGAAGCGGGGATCGCGCTGATTCCGCTGGTTGCGGTGTCGGTGCTGGGC is a genomic window of Bradyrhizobium sp. G127 containing:
- a CDS encoding YcgN family cysteine cluster protein — translated: MTTRPRPPSTQSESFWKTKTLEEMSNSEWESLCDGCARCCLEKLEDEDTGKIYFTHIACTLLDAALCACKDYPNRSAKVPDCVRLTPENVRTLNWLPSSCGYRLAAEGRDLYWWHPLISGDPNTVHEAGVSVRGRVWGSEDEVDEADLEDHIVQWPGVLPKRARLKTRPSR
- a CDS encoding PBP1A family penicillin-binding protein; translated protein: MRQIVPSEWKKRFRHFLLDLDARIDSTLFSSAVGLRELFERYSTFMDRFYVGRWKRWVFIEPVSEAATIGLAGMVLMLALAVPAFRETADDDWLKKSDLAVSFLDRYGNPIGNRGIKHNDSIPLEEFPDNLIKATLATEDRRFYDHFGIDVAGTARALMTNAQAGGVRQGGSSITQQLAKNLFLNNERTIERKVKEAFLAIWLETRLTKNEILKLYLDRAYMGGGTFGVDGAAHFYFNKSARDVNLAEAAMLAGLFKAPTKYAPHINLPAARARANVVLDNLVDAGFMTEGQVFGARRNPANAVDRRDENSPNYYLDYAFDEMRKLVLTLPKSYTERVFVVRTAIDMNVQRAAEATVENQLRQFGRDYHATQAAVVLADLDGGVRAMVGGRDYGASQFNRAVDAMRQPGSSFKPYVYATALMNGFTPKSIVVDGPVCIGNWCPQNYGRSYSGSVTLTQAITRSINVVPVKLSIAMGGKGGPRAGRAKIVETARKMGITAPLVDTPSLPIGSTEVSVVEHAVAYATFPNKGRSVKPHAVLEVRSGAGDLVWRWDRDGKKPTQAIPPTVAADMAEMMSHVVDEGTARRARLDGIPAAGKTGTTNAFRDAWFVGYTGNFTMAVWYGNDDYSSTNRMTGGSLPAQTWHDIMVVAHQGVEIKDIPGIGPGKKLPPDALAAANANAKAAEINPGPPPILTRRGANILVRVEKLFDEAAKTVAAPGKTSSSDNGKPAAPSAVAFPDSFASATPDRPAEAAPLRKN
- a CDS encoding MDR family MFS transporter → MTETQRQRGDAADEAQALDAPDDVSNIATEVIDLSEAPPIVPAPPLSKSEVRTILLSLMLTMFLTALDQTIVATALPTIGRQFNDVTSLSWVITAYLLSSTAVAPVYGTLSDIYGRRAMIITSLSLFLIGSVLCAIAPNILTLILARALQGIGGGGILPLVQIVISDVVTPRERGQYQAYFSSVWVAAGIGGPVLGGLFAEHLHWSVIFWINLPLGALSLALLLPRMGKIPVFHRKRKVDWLGGILLMASAVIVMLVLTWGGNRFAWASPAILAMIASAFVLGAGFVWHARRTSEPFLPIPLMSGPVVPFAMAAGGCAIGTMIGLTVHMPLYYEVVYGLTASEAGIALIPLVAVSVLGAWAAGRAMMYTKHYKRAAIGGVSLATCAALTLALATPLPLWQLLAALSLMAMGLGTVFPVSVVSIQNAVPRAQVGTATGAMNFFRSLMASFTVAVFTAILLMVLGGNLSIGAEHQIGGKHAIVASDMIAAFRYVFAAAAALLATAATLVMLMEERPLAGPPQPATEMAE